The proteins below come from a single Antennarius striatus isolate MH-2024 chromosome 18, ASM4005453v1, whole genome shotgun sequence genomic window:
- the mul3 gene encoding mitochondrial ubiquitin ligase activator of nfkb 1-A, which produces MGDSSVHPLVLIGVGSSFALSGLFYRLYQKKKNELEKLKKIPVFQPDQHLLRVLKASPHQRLQYVAVEGVVQADREPLASRFVPQCFGVIQKITVEEHWKYWNSTTQSWNSRTVNRQETNNAVPFSLVRPGSFIADAYVKVQTPLEASGSYLERVHLRLRPAQEGVATLALQGIGGEKPVAKQESEELLRVGTTLTGFGEVVLEGGAAMRLQAPQDGRSYILVPGDHSSFMERHRRSASMWKTLTAAAGITGASVLVGLVYGSLGKDDRPKRA; this is translated from the exons ATGGGCGACTCGTCCGTACACCCGCTGGTTCTGATCGGGGTCGGGTCCAGCTTCGCCCTGTCGGGACTTTTCTACCGTTTataccaaaaaaagaagaatgagctggagaagctgaag aAGATTCCCGTCTTCCAGCCGGACCAGCACCTGCTCCGGGTCCTGAAGGCCTCCCCTCACCAGCGGCTCCAGTACGTGGCTGTGGAAG GTGTGGTCCAGGCGGACCGGGAGCCTCTGGCCAGCCGCTTCGTCCCACAATGCTTTGGTGTGATCCAGAAGATCACAGTGGAGGAACACTGGAAGTACTGGAACTCCACCACCCAGTCCTG GAACTCTCGGACCGTGAACAGACAGGAAACCAACAACGCGGTGCCGTTCAGCCTGGTGCGCCCCGGATCCTTCATCGCCGACGCCTACGTAAAGGTCCAGACCCCCCTGGAGGCCTCGGGGTCCTACCTGGAACGGGTTCACCTCAGGCTGCGACCCGCCCAGGAGGGCGTGGCCACCCTGGCGCTGCAGGGCATCGGCGGCGAGAAGCCGGTGGCGAAGCAGGAGAGCGAGGAGCTGCTGCGTGTCGGGACCACCCTGACTGGGTTCGGGGAGGTGgtgctggaggggggggcggcGATGAGGCTGCAGGCCCCACAGGACGGACGCAGCTACATCCTGGTCCCCGGCGACCACAGCAGCTTCATGGAACGCCACCGGAGGTCGGCCAGCATGTGGAAGACGCTGACGGCGGCCGCCGGGATCACAGGAGCCTCCGTCCTGGTGGGGCTGGTGTACGGGTCCCTGGGGAAGGACGACAGACCCAAGAGGGCCTGA
- the LOC137612543 gene encoding vasoactive intestinal polypeptide receptor-like, with protein sequence MLAGVSRRALLLLSLVLLQRAAPMCEMIEEIEKERKACEAQMENRTTGCSATWDKITCWPSAAPGEVVTIPCPKYLFYFSREAPPRNLSKACGEAGWASVSIDSYILDCGYDPNSTVGDDTGDFLDAIRVGYTVGHSVSLVSLTAAIVILCLFRKLHCTRNYIHMNLFLSFILKAGAVFIKDAVLYQVSETDSCQSTAGCRAVLVFFQYGIMASFFWLLVEGLYLHTLLAVSFFSERKYFWWYILIGWGTPTVFISAWAITKTYLNHPGCWETINDPPWWIIKTPILATILVNFFLFIFIIRILRQKMNCPDIGRKESNQYSRLAKSTLLLIPLFGINFIIFAFIPDDVHSKVRMVFDLILGSFQGFVVAVLYCFLNGEVQAEIKRKWRRWMLQRILGRDPRYQQPSIGSNGNNFSTQMSMLAKCSPTPRRGSAHPEELSVI encoded by the exons ATGTTGGCGGGAGTCTCCAGGCGCGCGCTCCTCCTGCTGTCCCTTGTTCTTCTGCAGCGC GCGGCCCCCATGTGTGAGATGATCGAGGAGAtcgagaaggagaggaaggcgTGCGAGGCCCAGATGGAGAACAGGACGACGG GCTGCAGTGCGACGTGGGACAAGATCACCTGCTGGCCCAGCGCCGCTCCCGGGGAGGTGGTCACCATCCCCTGCCCCAAGTACCTGTTCTACTTCTCCAGGGAGGCCCCCCCAC GGAACCTGTCCAAGGCGTGCGGCGAGGCGGGCTGGGCGTCCGTCAGCATCGACTCCTACATCCTGGACTGCGGCTACGACCCAAACAGCACTGTGGGCGACGACACG GGGGACTTCCTGGACGCCATCAGGGTGGGCTACACCGTCGGACACAGCGTGTCGCTGGTGTCGCTGACCGCCGCCATCGTCATCCTGTGTCTGTTCAG GAAGTTGCACTGCACCAGGAACTACATCCACATGAACCTCTTCCTGTCCTTCATCCTGAAGGCGGGGGCGGTCTTCATCAAGGACGCCGTTCTCTACCAGGTGTCTGAGACGGACAGCTGCCAGTCCACC GCGGGCTGCAGGGCGGTGCTGGTCTTCTTCCAGTACGGCATCATGGCCAGTTTCTTCTGGCTGCTGGTGGAGGGGCTGTACCTCCACACGCTGCTCGCCGTCTCCTTCTTCTCCGAGAGGAAGTACTTCTGGTGGtacatcctgattggctggg GGACGCCGACCGTCTTCATCTCGGCGTGGGCGATCACCAAGACCTACCTGAACCACCCGGG gtgCTGGGAGACAATAAACGACCCCCCCTGGTGGATCATCAAAACTCCTATTTTGGCCACCATCCTG GTgaacttcttcctcttcatcttcatcatccggATCTTACGCCAGAAGATGAACTGCCCCGACATCGGGAGGAAGGAGTCCAACCAGTACTC GCGGCTGGCGAAGTCCACCCTGCTGCTCATCCCGCTCTTCGGCATCAACTTCATCATCTTCGCCTTCATCCCCGACGACGTCCACTCCAAGGTCCGGATGGTGTTCGACCTCATCCTGGGCTCCTTCCAG gGCTTCGTGGTCGCTGTTTTGTACTGCTTCCTGAACGGagag GTCCAGGCGGAGATTAAGCGTAAGTGGCGCAGATGGATGCTGCAAAGGATTCTGGGTAGGGACCCGCGCTACCAGCAGCCGTCCATCGGGAGCAACGGCAACAACTTCAGCACCCAGATGTCCATGTTGGCCAAATGCAGCCCGACGCCGCGCCGCGGCTCCGCCCACCCGGAGGAGCTGTCCGTCATCTGA